agcctgggcagggagggaggataCACCACCACAGAGGCCTAATAAAAGTCAGTTAAAGAGTAATGCTGTGGTGAGCTTCAATCTTTTGAGTTTGCTGTTACAACTTCTAGGATTGTCTCCTATAACCCCATCCCTTAATGTAGAGGTGATTGCAAATACCACCTCATTCATGGGTCTGTTGTCAGCCCATGTTCCCATGATgggtgcccagggagcagctccaggccctTGGATTGCCCACTGTCGGGGGGAAAAGAACCATGTACACCATACACAGAGAGCACCAGGCTTCCCTTTTTCTCCAAATATCATTAAGATTTCCTTCAGAACATATATCATGTTTTCTTATAAACGAGCATCCCAATCCTTCAGTTAACATCTGTGTGAGAAGCCTCATGTAGATTTTTATAAACTACACAACGTCTCACAACACGCTTCTCACAAATTACCAGTGACAGATCAGAAGTGGAACCAAAAATAGCAGATTCTTATTAAGCAGTTACTGATGTCCCAGCATGGTGCCAGAGCCCTCCAGGATCATGGAACACAATGGTTTAAGGCTTGCAGTCAGCCCCAGCACATGAGGAGCCAGCAGGCAAACTTTGCCACTGACAATGACAATAGCTAAAGTGATTTTCGAAATCAGTGTAATTCAATTATGCTTATTAATGAGGCTCTTCACACACAACAAAAAGATTatttgaaaggaagaaatttgCTGGCTTTTAAGACCTTTCCAACCACTAATAATTTGAAGGactcttctctcttctttacTAATCACATTATTTAAAACTGCAGTTTATATCTGAAAACTGACGAGTGATTTCCCACATCAAATGCAGGCTGACCTGGCAACTTGCAGCATTTGTTTCAGTTACAGAGTCAGCAAACCCAGGCATTTTATAATTACAGATCTtggctgttgctgttgctgatTAATGCATTTAGATACTCAGCCGTTCTTATTGAAGGGAACACAAAAACAGTACTggagctttttaattttattgtagGGTCCTCAATTACCCAAGGGAGCTGcttacacacacaaatatactGAAAATGGACAGATATGGGCTCAACAAAAATAACCTTAATAccctctcagaaaaaaaaatcaaccgTTATTACACAAATTCAGAGTAAGGTCCTGTCACATTTGCAAGTGAACTCGTATTTAAGTTCAGCATCACTCAGGAATTTTTCCTCTAGTCCAAGTCAAATCTTTTCAGTTAGTTAGTGCACTGAGCTTACACAGTACATTGTTTTCCAGTGTTGCAAGTGGATAATATTGTACATAACCAAATAGTAACGACAGTGTTTTAATCTTCAAAAGTCCATTCGTTTCACTAGAGGTGCACTATTAGAACAGATGTATTTAATAATTATAGTGTAATTGTCATATTACAGCTTCTCCTATTTCACTGTGACAATTGTGTAGTTAAAAATGAATTCTACAGCTAGAAAACCTGTAcatatgaggaagaaaaaacagcCACTAGAGATttgttcaaaatgaaaaatcctaatgtttcatttaaataaCGTTCTGCTTTTGAAGACAGATTTCCTTAACATTTGTAAGATGgttattttgtaaaaatataCTTCCTTACTCCACAGATAAGACAAAGAGTAATGGGTAAGAGAGTAGGTTTAGCCTAAATATTAGGAATATTTATGCCCAGataagttgtggatgccccatgcctggaagtgttcaaagccaggctggatggggctttgaacaaGGACGAGAGGACATAgccttaagctgtgccaggggaggttcaggttggcCATCTGAAGaatttcctcactgaaaggTTTTTAAGTATTGGAACAGACTGACCAGGGAGCTGGTGGAtttaccatccctggaggtgttcaaggaatgactggacatgacacttagtgccatggcctaGTTAACATGACAGTTAAGGCTGAACTCAATAATCTTGGAGGTCATTTCCAACTTAAGCGATCATTCTGTGATCTAGTGGAAAGTggccctgcccacagcaggggggttggaacaagatgatctttaaggtccttccaacccaaaccattctaggattgTATGAACATGTAATAAAATCCCACTGTAACACAGAGCATTCAGTACTAGTTGTTagtgctgttttgttttatgaCAAACATTGTCCTGAGTTGTTGAACCAGTGTAGGGGAATCAACACTTCTCTTCAGAACAGACCTCCGTCCCCACCAAAGCACAACAGCAATGTAAAAAATCAAATAGAGAGTTTGCCATCTGGAAAGAAGCCAGCCACTGAAGGACAATCTTACTGTGCAAAAAGATGCTCTTACTGTCACTTCCAGCTTCACTGTAGGAGCACATTCCCCATTTTTACTGTGATTATGTATTAACTCCGTGCTTGTATTTATTATTGTAACAACTCAGCCTGTAGTTTGCATtttacagagacagaaaaatagtATCCAATACTGAAGTCCTGCATTCTGGAGCTGGAAGTTGGTAGCCCATATGTAAGAAGTCAAGATTACTTTCTATCACAAGCTTGcacttggtttttttcccagttgtgAGTAGATGCATAGTTGTTGATGCTGTGAGATCAGGAGAACAAGGACTTGGACTTCCAATTTAAACACAAACCAGCCAACACACCCCCTTAAAGTCTCAAAACCTATGGTGTCACTTTTCCGTACTGGAGTGAAGTGAGCCCAAGCATGGCATTTGTACAGTGACAGTTCATTAGAAAACCCAGTATCAAAACTCCACAGTTTCATTTTATGGATACTAAAGCTGGATGAATACAGATACAGTCCATAAGTATTTTATGTAGTTTTGCAAGCTGAGCCACAAAGACGTCATGATACTCAGCCGAAGCTCTGCCATGTGTAAACTCTGGAAACAGGAATGGACCAACTTAAGTAGTTATTGACCACAACATTTCTCCTGAAAATTGCTACGGGATTGTGGCATCACAAGATGCAGATCTGTTAACTGCCAGCACCAtgtaaaacagattttaaattttcacataatttaaaatgtttgcagTTACACAGTGAATTCCAACAAAGGCAACCCAACGTGTTTTATTAGactatttcatatttttgtaagcttattttatttctttgctgtaCAAAGGCAGAAATGCAAACTATCTCAATAAATCTACATCAGTAACTACCTAGACATAATACAGGTATGTACACAAAGCCCAATTATTTCACTTCAGTGTTGATACCATAGTTCATGCAGAGCTGGATGCAAACAATGCAAACAGCACCTACACAGCGTAAGGCATAACTCTCAGGATATTTACACCTTGTTCCTTATAGCAAAAGCTGCCTATACACCACTTCTTTGCTAAACTTGTAATTGACAATCCTGCTTAGTAATGCAGAACTCAGAACTGAAAGTGCATTCCTTCATTCTATACATTCTCACACAGATTGTAGACTGTTCCAGGAATAGTTTTCCAACCTTCAATTTTAGAAGCAATTAATTACCTATGTTTTTTGTCAATTAAAATTATAAGGTAAAATACCTTATAATTTTCCCAAAGCTCTGTAGATTCCATGCAATTATGAAAACAAGGCTCCTAAAAGCAATTCCAGGAACTGTTGTGTCTTTTGACTTGGTAAGATAAGTAATCCTATGAAAGCACTGAATCAATCCAActgctgttttttttaaaacactttggAACGTTTCAGGTTATGAAGTTTGCAGATTCGAGCAGCTTTGGTAAAGTTCTGTAACACAGGTATTTACATTCTGTATTGGATTTTTATGTTGTAATTAATCTGGCATCTcagaaaagtttttttcttccctcgGAGATCTCACTTTGAAAGGAAATtcaaaaagaaatgtgattACTGTCACTGAAGAAAATACAATTCTGACTTACTTTACAagcaaaataaagtaaaaaaatgccTAAGATTAAAAAGTCAACTCTTCCCCTCAAATATAAAGCAGCAgtgctaaaaataatttttcttttgtgttctgAGCTACTGCAATTCCttccacatttatttttatgccaCAACATCCTGAAGCACTGGGGCTTCTGAGAGACTATATTCCATCCAATCTTGTTTTAGGAGATCAAAATACTACATCCCCTCTTCTTAGTCTTCCCTCCCTTAGACAGGGCAGGAATGAGCAACAGCAGCGCACTCATTTGAAACCACATCCCAACTGTCATGTAACAATCTCAGCTGAGCTGGACTCTGTAGTGCAGCAGCTGAGAACTGACACACATTGTTCCATCCACAGAGTGCAGCTCTGACAGGAAACCAGTAACgagtgaaggaaggaaaaggtcaGGGAACAAGAGTGCCTTGCTGTATGTGCACGTGCCTGACTCTCTgacctcctgctgctgtgaagTAACACAACAACGGAGACTTCTCCTCCAGGCGTTTCCTATACTCCCACACACCTTGGCCCACAAACTATGCTCAGAAAATTATACTTGTACAACAGTAGAGTTTACAAATTCATCAGAATGGTACGactatcttaaaaaaaaaaaacatgtataaaaatgtaaatggagGACATTACCTTCATCAGGAGGAACTGATGGTTCAGTTTCAGAACTGACAGTATCCATATCTTCACAAGTTTTGGCACCTGACTTCTCTTTTTCCACCTCACATAGATACACGTCAATGGGTCCTTTTGTGCTCTTCACATGTACTTCTATGTGATCCTATAAAACAGCAACTTGCATATAATTCAAAAATTCAAAGAACACGTCTTACACATGCTTTATCTGTTCTTGCACATATTTTAAAGCCAATAgattaagaacagaaaaaatacaggaatGATATAACTATTTAAAATTGCTTTACTACTTCCACATAAATAATGACTATTACATATATTTGTAGGACAGTTTTTAAGCAGCACTAAGCTAAtaagttttcatttttgaagaaaatgcaCTTAAGTACTTGTTTAGTCTTTCTACTAACCTTTAGATATATGACCAAGATTTACTGTATGTTTAGGAAGAGTAATAAAATTTCAAACTTGACAAATCAATGCCATGGATCAGAAAACAAATCAAGAGCATGCAGCTTTAACAACACAGCAAAGCAACTAACCCCTATCACTTCTACTACTTCCCTTCAGCAGACATCACATTGCAAGACACAGagcaaatataattttatgGACAACTGAGAGAAGATTCTGTTCTCtctaaaatacagctttttaaaTTCTGTCTTTTTATTGCTTTAGGAAGTCTTTggaattttatctttttcatcTCCACTGGATAAGAGCCAGCTCCTTTTACCAGGGAAACCATTGGAGATCTATGCAGTGGAACTAAGTCTTCTTGTTCTACTGATTCATATCTCCTTTTCCTAAGATATCACCACCCTTTCTGTGCACGCAGCAAGGCAAATTTGATGACTGTGCAATTAAGAACATTACAAAAAATGCATATGCAAAAAGAAAGCTGAGTTAAAGCTACATTTCTTATCTTAAGCTCACTTCCAGGATTTCCCCTCTCAGAGCACTACTTTAAGCAGTGGGTTCTCAGTATTTAGGCCCCAGTATGTAGATGCAGCATTGCTGggtgcagagggaaaaggtCTGGCTCCTCTGTGTGACTGGAATGGAGCCTGAGTATTGCACCATGGGGTAAGGACAGGGCACGGCCCCCACCTCTATCAAAAATCCATCTAGACACGATCTACTAGAGtgacaaaatgttttctttttttcaactATACTGCACATTTCATACtttattacagctgttccatTCTCTCTAGCAAGACCCAGGTACCTAAAGCCTAGACACTATTATTTAATGATTTaagtaaaaatactgtaagTTTCTCAGACTATTATCCCTACAGCATTGTTCAGTGGAACACAAGAACAACGAACTACCAATATTTGCAAGACAAAGGAAACAGAAGTTAATTACTGACTGCTGCTGCAAAAAGTCAAATTTGAGAACTTACATCTTTAGGAACTGGTATTTCCAATTTGGTTTCCTCTGGAGCTTTGATTGCAATCACAATCTGTTCTTGAAATGTCTGAATGCTTCGGATATCTTGGTATGTAACATAAGCTAGTGTATACATTGGTCAAGGATTCTGTAAAGTAATTTGCTAATGAGCAGAAGCAAAGAGTGTGACGTCAAGTTATGCTGAGGCAAAATACCAACTTAAGAAAAGTGGTCAACAATGGTGTTGAGATTATTTTAGTATTAGCTTTGTAAAATGAAGCTAACAAGTTAGCTATTGAATTAGCTAACAAGTGGAAACcagcttttctttatttctaggaagaaaaaatatattcaatattaaaaaaccccaaacacattTGACATTTTTCCCAGATGCTGTCATGAATCTACAAAGCAGAGGGAATATTGTGCTTGAGAAACTACTTTATGTTTTCTAAtagcatgaaaataatttcctgggAAACTACAGAACTATTTTCTTAACCAGAACAAGTAAAGTGTAAAGAAAATGGACACACTTCATTTGAGCATAGACCTTAACATTTTGGCAAACAAGGGAGCTAAGTAATATTTTACTGTAACCTAAAGCCAAAATTCAACATTTATGTCATATTgtaaaagaaatctcttttctATTGCCAAAACCCATCTGTAAGTCAAAACTGCACTGGAACCTCTCTCAAGAGACAAAACAGTGTTAGGACACAACCAATATACCATTATATCTTCTCGGCAACAGGACTCCATTTTGAGTCCATATTTGTCATCTCGCTAAGGAACTCAATCTCATGGTAGGTCAAGACCTGTCCCTTAGAGAACTTTATAATGGAGAGAACAAGGTCATGGTCAGGGTACTAAGACCATTGCTGCACTTTGTTCTTCTGCAGGGGAAAGGTTACACAAGCAGCACACATCTGAAAACAGGCTGGACTGTACATGATACTGCAAAGCAAGGTACATGACTGGCAAACACAAATACAGAATAACcaaaaagtttccttttttaaaactcATCAAGTATTACTCCATACCTGTGGTATGGGCCTATGCTTGTTACTCTGTATGTGAGTAGTTGGAACCAAAATCATGTGTTAAAGTAATGCAAGAGTTGAAAggatattttgcattttctttgtcATCTGTTAGTTCAAATATCTGATGAGCACAATTGTTGATTAATTCATCCAGAGCTTCTTCCATGGCTGACAAGTCAGAAAGTTCATCTTTAAGGTTTTGCTGCTCTGGTGCTTTTCCGACAACTTGGTCAAGATTAGAACCTCTAAAAGAATATGAAAGTTGTTTAGTATGTTTATCAATAAAAGCCTGTTAATACTCATGTGTACTAACAGAAAGCAGTCAGAAACTGTCATTCTTTACTCTGCTGAAATAGCTCCCATGTGCTTTTGCTCTTGATACTTGTTGACATATTAAATAATTCACACAGCCTAAGGATACAAAATATTATCtatgaaaagtaatttaatgCTTAAAAATACTCTCAAAGTTATAAACATTACTCAATATTGTTCGGTTTTACTGTTTCAGAAATTAGAAGTTTCAAAGCCAACTCACATCCACTGGATAAGATTCTTAGATCTTTTCTGAATTAAATCGATTCCATCCAACACATTGGTGATGTCGTACACTCTTCGTTTTCGTACTCCAAGCGTTGTTGCTACTTCATTTAAATCAAGAACACCGTCTGGAGCTTTTTTGAGAAGAGCCATAAATCTTCGTGTCAAAAGCACCAAGGACGCATCAAATCGTGGCCTTTTGACTTCCACAGTTTCTGTGAAGTTTTGATAGAATATTTAGGGTAAGCTACTACATAAGCATGAAgtgttccttaaaaaaaaagggatagtGATGAAGTAACAATGAAGATAAAAGTTTGGAAGCACTGCAGTTTTTAATGCTGACATTGCAAAGGCATCATGTAAAGCCTATTAACTACATATAcctttgtttgtttgcagtGATTGTATCTACATAGCAAGCATGCACCCTCGTGCTTTCAACATTTATGACTTCACGCTGCTAGTATGGATATTAATAGTTGTGTAACTGTATGTTCCATAGGACATGAGATAGATCACTGGATGAATACCAATGAAATCCTGGGTTAACAATACACAGATAGTCAGGGGCACTGCCAGAGAAATGCAGCTCTATCTCTGCTCCATGACaccattaaaatgttttttcacaCCCTTTTGGCCCAGATTAACCAGCAGACCTCCCAAATAACAATCAGGCATGGTTCAGGAGTCAGCTTGGCTTCAGGACTGTTTCAGCCTAGAAACAACCAATTTGTTCTGGGGTAGGAGAACTTAATATGTGGACAAACTCTGTTTGCACTATTTGGCCTCAGGGCAAAAGAACTGGTCATTCCATTGTTTAATTTACTAATAGAATAAAGATCTACAGACACCCTAACACCACAGGTTTAAGAGAGATCCCTGTGCTATGTGTATCCATTACCAACATATTTGCAGAAACAGCTGAAAAGTCACTGACAAACAGCTTATTTAACTTGAGAATGTTATTTGTGTAtgcaaaaagcacaaaaaagcaTCTATATTTGAGGCACAAAAAAGACatgatacacacacacactcattTGATGCCAGAGGCAATGAAAGACTGTTAAATTCTGCTATTACTTGTCTTTTCTCCTGTAAAGCAAACTAGGTATTTCATACCTGTGAAAAATCTGTTCATCTCGAACTGTGTTGCTGAGCAATACTCCAGTCTAATGCTTTAAGAAAAGGTGACTGCACGTGTAAACAAACTTCCCTAGAAAATGCTCTACTTCAAACATCAGTATTTTTCCCAAGATGAATGAGACACATACTTTTATTCATAATGTATAACACCCATTCCATGGGTTCAAATCTGTGCACTCTTTAACATGAAGTGACAGGTCCAACTACTCGGTTTTGGACTGTGTTACTGTGAGATGTGTGAAAGAATTCAACTGgtgagaaaacaacaaaaaaaacccaacaaaaaccaaacacccaGAAATTCACTCAAGCTTGTTTTTACATTTATTAATACCAGTTGAAAACCAGCATTTGCCAGCATGATGTTTCAGTTTTCTATAACTCACTTTTCCCGagcattattttctttatagcaGTGGGAAGGTATATTTGCAACAAATTTTAAGAGCAAAACTATGAAGAAGTATTGCTTCACATCTGTTATTTCATTTAGTGTTCAGCatttctcctgctctgctgatATGAGATACATTACAATTTCTCATTTGTTTACAGCATGTACTCACATTGTAAAAAGCCATAAAATACTTAAAGAATAATCTTCCAACATGAAACACAGCAACTTACTTTTCACAAGCTGTGCATCTTTGTGCACATTCACGTTGATCACCGGTGgctggggaaataaaaaaggaaaaaataactgtcataaaatgttatttacagGGGAagctttttcagaagaaatccCCAAATCAACTTCAAATGCTACAGCCATCACAGTGCTGACAATTCAACAGGTATTAATGTGAAGGAGTGTCACCAGACAGAAGGGATACGTGCTCATTATTTCCTGACAGAATTTTCAGCCCTTAATCTCAGCATATCTCTCTCTGTTTTGGAAAGCAGGAAACACCACTGAAGGCCCTAGTGTTCAAGCAATGGTCACAACACAAAGAGATAACTGCATAATCTCTATAAATCCAAGCTTCATCTATTCCATGTAGCAGCTCATATATGGAAGATACGCTGCTATTATACAGCACTACAGTTATACGTTACAAactagactggcagcagagcctgctctggGCGAGATACTAATGTAACGAACCTAAGCAGGTACTTCATTACACTCCTCTCCCCAATTTAAGAACAGAAGCATTTTCAAATTCAGACTCATTACAGTTGGAAGAGACCTAAGGTCACCTCTGGTCCAACCGCCAACTCCAAACAGGAACAGCCATTAGATGAGAGCAGCTTATGCAAGGCTTAATTAACTGGGCCTTTAAAATTACAAGGGATGGAGGCTACATCTCCCTGAGCATCCCACTACACTGCTTCCCTGTcctcacagtgaagaagttCCATTTTACATCAAGCTGCAACCTCTCTGGCTTCTTTTGTTTCAATTTGTGACTATTTTCTTTCAGCCTCTCATCATGTACAACTGTGAAGTGTCTGGCCAGTTTCTTCAGTTCTTAAGATCCATGCAAGTacggcatgaagctgtgtcaggggtgGTTTAGTCAGATATTAtgaaaagattcttcccccagagggtggtcaggcattggaacaggttcaCCAGGGAAGTGGCCAtagcctgacagagttcaagaagctcTTGGACAACGCCCTCAGGCTTGCaatgtgattcttggggttgtcctgtgcaaaGCGAACAGCTGGACTCGATCTtatgggttccttccaactcaggatattctatgattctactgaAGGGCTGCTGCAACAAGCTCCCTCAGGAGTTTATTAACAACAGTCTTTCTGTACTACTGGGCCTAATCAGGCACAGCATTCCAAGAGCAGCCTGATACATGCCAAGTAAGGAAGAAGAATCACTACCCTCTGGCTATTCTCCTGCTAATACAGCTTCCTATGCCTTAACGTTAGGGCACAGTGCAGGTGCACATTTAGCCCACTGGCCATCaagacccccaggtccttccaGAGTGGTCCCCCAGTCTGTACCACTGCAGGGTACAGTGCAGGACTTCACACTTGAATTTTCAACTACCTTGGTTGAAGTTTATGAGGTGTCTGATGATGCCTTCCTCCAACCCATAAACATCATGAGGGGGCATCTCACATCCTCTTCCTACGAACAGGACAGGTCCTAGGATAGACCCTTGAGAAACATCACTTGTAACCTGCTTCTGAGTAACGTATGAACTACTAACTGTTCTTCTTTGATCCTGATGATTCGTCCAAGGATTTTTGTACTCATCTGGTAGTTTATCACATCTGTAACATCCCAACTCCAAGAGAAGAATGCTGCAGGACAGTTTCAAAAGTCCTGCTAAAGCTAATGTAGTTGACATCCAAGGCTTTGGATCTACAGATCTAGACATTTCATCAGCAACGGGGTAATCAGGCAGCCATGTTGGCTATTCAATCACCTTCTTCACGTGCCTGACAATAGCTTCCCAGAGAACTTGCTCCATGCCTTTCAAAGGGACTGAAGAAAGGCTGACTTAAGCTGTAGCTGACTTCTACAACCTCAAAAATCACAAGAGCAACCTCACAATAACATCAGCCAGCTCTCTCAGAATGTATCCCAAGAAAGTCTTATGGACTTGGTTGGGATGGGTTTTCTCAAGAGATTCCTAACTTGACACTTTTCCACTGCTGGTTGTTCTTTAAGACACAAAGCCTAGGAGGCATCAGTTCTGAAGAGCCACACAATAAGGCCAAGTATTGCAGCCTTACCTGTGTCTAGTCTTCCTAAACCACCTGCCCCATTTAGCAGCAGGTTCACCTAtttccccctcccacccctcccctcccctgctgtaCTGC
This DNA window, taken from Pseudopipra pipra isolate bDixPip1 chromosome 3, bDixPip1.hap1, whole genome shotgun sequence, encodes the following:
- the E2F6 gene encoding transcription factor E2F6 isoform X1 — encoded protein: MASRDKWERLRPLQPDTLRVSEPPVINVNVHKDAQLVKKTVEVKRPRFDASLVLLTRRFMALLKKAPDGVLDLNEVATTLGVRKRRVYDITNVLDGIDLIQKRSKNLIQWIGSNLDQVVGKAPEQQNLKDELSDLSAMEEALDELINNCAHQIFELTDDKENAKLAYVTYQDIRSIQTFQEQIVIAIKAPEETKLEIPVPKDDHIEVHVKSTKGPIDVYLCEVEKEKSGAKTCEDMDTVSSETEPSVPPDEVRSPREEKNFSEMPD
- the E2F6 gene encoding transcription factor E2F6 isoform X2, with amino-acid sequence MASRDKWERLRPLQPDTLRPPVINVNVHKDAQLVKKTVEVKRPRFDASLVLLTRRFMALLKKAPDGVLDLNEVATTLGVRKRRVYDITNVLDGIDLIQKRSKNLIQWIGSNLDQVVGKAPEQQNLKDELSDLSAMEEALDELINNCAHQIFELTDDKENAKLAYVTYQDIRSIQTFQEQIVIAIKAPEETKLEIPVPKDDHIEVHVKSTKGPIDVYLCEVEKEKSGAKTCEDMDTVSSETEPSVPPDEVRSPREEKNFSEMPD